A stretch of Synechococcus sp. WH 8020 DNA encodes these proteins:
- a CDS encoding pentapeptide repeat-containing protein → MPLLGLWLIASPMQAERMDDLIQVLQDGDCRNCRLADADLVHADLRDADLRDARLQRANLGEAQLDGADLRGANLSFTSLRGASLRGANLEGSILHGTDLRWADLSGARLSPNALEEAHWQGATGISRDIRSHAALHNAGVEATQAGRWPEAERLFGAAILSSPQEPLSWVARGISRSELAKDDLAAQDFRYASALFKKGGNQKVANQLQTAAEMVQTRRTKTHSKSEGKGWGGQLLGGFTATAQALAPLAMKALIPLGLGF, encoded by the coding sequence ATGCCATTGCTTGGCTTATGGCTGATCGCCAGCCCGATGCAAGCCGAGAGGATGGATGACCTCATCCAAGTGCTCCAGGACGGTGATTGCCGCAACTGCCGCCTGGCCGATGCCGACCTTGTGCATGCCGATTTGCGCGATGCCGACTTACGCGACGCTCGATTGCAGAGAGCCAATCTTGGAGAAGCTCAATTGGATGGGGCTGACTTACGCGGGGCCAATCTCAGTTTCACCAGCTTGCGCGGGGCTTCCCTCCGTGGCGCCAATCTCGAAGGCAGCATCCTGCATGGCACCGATCTGCGATGGGCCGATCTCAGTGGCGCTCGCCTGAGCCCCAACGCTTTAGAAGAAGCGCATTGGCAAGGTGCCACGGGAATCAGCCGCGACATACGAAGCCATGCTGCTCTGCACAATGCCGGCGTCGAAGCCACACAGGCCGGTCGGTGGCCTGAAGCCGAAAGACTCTTTGGCGCCGCAATCCTCAGCTCCCCTCAAGAGCCCTTGAGCTGGGTCGCGAGAGGCATCAGTCGTAGCGAATTAGCCAAGGACGATCTGGCCGCACAAGATTTCCGATATGCAAGCGCACTATTTAAAAAGGGAGGGAATCAAAAAGTTGCCAACCAACTTCAAACAGCGGCTGAAATGGTTCAAACGCGTCGGACGAAAACTCACTCAAAATCTGAAGGAAAAGGCTGGGGCGGTCAATTACTAGGCGGCTTTACTGCAACTGCTCAAGCCTTAGCCCCACTTGCGATGAAAGCACTAATCCCTCTCGGCCTTGGCTTTTGA
- a CDS encoding PilN domain-containing protein translates to MDLLRERRIELGLPAQPVPFVPAQVLLRRGALLGGAVLLLTVAITAGLSWRGQQQQRQLELLEPVAQRVTAAEAQLRRLRAKTASVNQKTDVFAQQLVAFRGGSPLLEQLRRITPDGIQLQELLVGEAQIKLLGLVQIGNTPGPLERINALVLSLSQLPITRQQGVKVMKITREDGDAPVVTFSVEWALNPNTRLSLIQLQDLGAGGLAYRYQLLEERGVRL, encoded by the coding sequence GTGGATCTCCTCCGGGAGCGGCGCATCGAGTTGGGGTTGCCGGCTCAGCCGGTCCCGTTTGTGCCTGCCCAAGTTCTGCTGCGGCGAGGTGCGTTGCTGGGTGGAGCTGTTCTTCTGCTTACTGTCGCGATTACCGCTGGTTTGAGCTGGAGGGGGCAGCAGCAACAGCGGCAGTTGGAGTTACTTGAGCCGGTCGCACAACGCGTCACTGCTGCTGAAGCACAGTTGCGGCGGCTGAGGGCTAAAACCGCCTCGGTGAATCAGAAAACCGATGTTTTCGCGCAACAGCTGGTGGCTTTCCGCGGTGGATCTCCTCTGTTGGAGCAGCTCAGACGCATCACGCCAGATGGCATTCAATTGCAGGAGCTGTTGGTTGGTGAAGCGCAAATTAAATTGCTAGGCCTGGTACAGATTGGAAATACTCCAGGGCCTCTAGAACGCATTAATGCGCTTGTGCTCTCCCTGTCTCAACTGCCCATCACTCGGCAACAAGGGGTCAAGGTGATGAAGATCACGAGAGAGGACGGGGATGCCCCTGTTGTGACGTTCAGCGTGGAGTGGGCTCTGAATCCAAACACTCGCCTATCTCTGATTCAACTTCAGGACTTGGGGGCCGGCGGCTTGGCGTATCGATATCAACTCCTTGAGGAACGTGGGGTCAGATTGTGA
- a CDS encoding type II secretion system protein GspD, with protein MVGSGSSYALKVTPSPGRPLKDPVVSADGRDLILKFSGLVVAPTLQTGRLNLNTPGRVPQTQYAPPLRPRAVAPPLGDMAVGTMVMQNRSYVNVSGPPVTLTLNNAPAKDALMALARLGGYGFVFVGEQGGGSQDAALPIRPVSIAFQNESYARALNGVLLASGLQGKLDGRTLMVGSKVSANTFGPQMSKVYRLNQSSAVSAAKYLGSLGASIQEPVPLKTTSILEEASGDASNSSSNTSEQIEIRSYSSGQGPLVGLIGTTDSRLQTITLIGDSLLVKLAEGYLRQIDLRQRQVALSVRILDVSLDNDSTISNSFAFRYGNNFILSDRGELVGAFGNLLPPNNSNFDAIAGGAESGKFQREIVSGRDAQIADRLIPPSPTPSRINPGNVFPKDNLFDLIRSIIVSSSTKTLASPTLILSENPVEISGGADVASSGVDSALQTATIGRSKANESFVTVGTQETVNYIVSAGQNGAPNSCQPVLGTAGLTFGARVSKIDDNGFVSFSLSPTIAAVTGTQNVEGCGPRSILSLRRLDTGSLRVRDGQTLVLTGVISDRDAQQVRKWPILGDLPLIGQFFRESAGDRAKRELVVLVTPKIISDEQGGSYGYGYQPSLPAARQLMSSDSF; from the coding sequence TTGGTTGGTAGCGGCAGCTCCTATGCCTTGAAGGTCACGCCAAGTCCAGGTCGTCCTTTGAAAGATCCTGTGGTGAGTGCCGATGGTCGTGATCTGATTCTCAAGTTTTCAGGTTTGGTGGTTGCTCCCACACTCCAAACGGGACGCCTCAATCTCAACACACCGGGGCGTGTCCCTCAAACGCAGTACGCCCCTCCATTACGCCCGCGCGCCGTTGCGCCGCCACTCGGTGATATGGCGGTGGGGACGATGGTGATGCAGAACCGCAGTTATGTGAATGTGAGCGGGCCGCCGGTCACCCTCACTCTGAACAATGCGCCTGCCAAGGATGCGTTGATGGCCTTGGCTCGTTTAGGGGGCTATGGCTTCGTGTTTGTTGGTGAACAGGGTGGAGGCAGTCAGGATGCTGCTCTACCTATCCGACCTGTTTCGATTGCTTTTCAGAACGAGTCCTATGCGAGGGCTCTCAATGGAGTTCTGCTTGCCTCTGGGCTGCAGGGAAAATTAGATGGTCGCACTCTCATGGTGGGATCAAAAGTTTCTGCTAATACATTTGGCCCTCAGATGTCGAAGGTGTATCGACTCAATCAATCTTCGGCAGTCTCGGCGGCAAAATATTTGGGGAGCTTGGGTGCAAGTATTCAAGAGCCCGTCCCTTTGAAAACCACATCTATTCTTGAAGAGGCGTCTGGCGACGCGAGTAATAGCAGTTCTAATACTTCGGAACAGATTGAGATACGTTCTTATTCTTCAGGTCAAGGCCCTTTGGTCGGTTTGATTGGTACCACTGATTCAAGGCTTCAAACAATTACCTTGATCGGAGACTCTCTCTTGGTGAAACTTGCTGAGGGGTATTTGAGGCAAATTGATTTGCGTCAAAGGCAGGTTGCTTTGTCGGTGCGAATTTTGGATGTTTCCTTGGATAATGACTCCACGATCTCAAATAGTTTTGCCTTTCGCTACGGCAATAATTTTATTCTAAGTGACAGAGGTGAACTTGTTGGGGCTTTTGGTAATTTGCTGCCTCCTAATAATTCTAATTTTGATGCGATCGCCGGAGGGGCTGAAAGTGGCAAGTTTCAGAGAGAAATTGTGTCTGGGCGGGATGCACAAATTGCCGATCGCTTGATTCCACCCAGTCCAACTCCGAGCCGTATTAACCCTGGGAATGTATTCCCGAAAGATAATTTGTTTGATTTAATTCGGTCTATCATCGTATCCAGCAGTACGAAGACTTTGGCATCTCCTACTCTGATTTTAAGTGAAAACCCTGTTGAAATTTCTGGTGGCGCCGATGTGGCTTCTAGTGGTGTTGATTCCGCATTGCAGACCGCAACAATAGGTCGCTCCAAGGCGAATGAGTCTTTCGTGACTGTTGGTACCCAGGAAACAGTTAATTATATCGTGAGCGCTGGGCAGAATGGCGCACCTAATTCTTGCCAGCCTGTCCTTGGAACCGCTGGCCTAACTTTTGGCGCGCGTGTATCTAAAATTGATGATAATGGATTTGTTAGTTTCAGTCTCTCTCCTACAATTGCTGCTGTTACTGGAACCCAAAATGTTGAGGGTTGTGGTCCTAGAAGTATCTTAAGTTTGCGTAGGCTTGATACTGGATCTCTCAGGGTTCGTGATGGTCAAACACTTGTTTTGACGGGAGTTATTTCAGATCGTGATGCTCAACAAGTTAGAAAATGGCCAATTTTAGGAGATCTTCCTTTGATCGGTCAATTTTTTCGTGAATCGGCTGGAGATCGGGCTAAGAGAGAGCTGGTTGTTCTCGTGACTCCTAAGATCATTAGTGATGAGCAAGGCGGCAGTTATGGCTATGGATATCAGCCGTCTCTTCCGGCTGCTCGTCAGCTGATGTCAAGCGATTCTTTTTGA
- the rplL gene encoding 50S ribosomal protein L7/L12: MSAKTDEILESLKKLSLLEASELVKQIEDAFGVSAAASAGVVMAAPGAAGGGEAAEEKTEFDVVLESFDAAAKIKVLKAVREATGLGLGDAKAMVEAAPKSIKEGVSKDDAEALKKAIEEVGGKVTIK, from the coding sequence ATGTCTGCAAAAACCGACGAAATTCTTGAATCACTGAAAAAACTCTCACTGCTTGAGGCTTCCGAGCTTGTCAAGCAAATTGAGGATGCTTTTGGTGTGTCCGCTGCTGCATCTGCTGGTGTAGTCATGGCTGCCCCTGGCGCTGCTGGTGGTGGTGAAGCGGCTGAAGAGAAGACCGAATTTGATGTTGTGTTGGAAAGCTTTGATGCTGCCGCCAAGATCAAAGTGCTCAAGGCTGTTCGCGAAGCCACAGGTCTCGGCCTGGGTGATGCCAAGGCCATGGTCGAGGCTGCTCCTAAGTCCATCAAGGAAGGCGTCTCCAAGGACGACGCTGAAGCCTTGAAAAAGGCCATCGAAGAAGTGGGTGGCAAGGTCACAATCAAGTGA
- a CDS encoding quinone-dependent dihydroorotate dehydrogenase — MADPSSLKVLSTAGFYRRWLGPQLSRDDGVDAEQLSQTALQALAQVSLRRRWPGISSVLEGVATELQRQDLRLEQVLFGCRFSNPVGLAAGFDKNGVAAGVWDCFGFGFAEVGTVTWHGQPGNPRPRLFRLAAERAALNRMGFNNNGAEAMQRTLERQALPAPGHRRAVLGINFGKSKITPLEQAPDDYAASLECLAPLADYAVINVSSPNTPGLRDLQDSTQLRRLVERLRRLPACPPLLVKIAPDLEDDAIDGIARLAYEEGLAGVIAVNTSLDRLGLGQRLIAQTGRSLAEEAGGLSGDPLRYRAVEVIRRLRASAGPALPLIGVGGISSAEAAWERLAAGASLVQLYTGWIYEGPDLVPRILEGLISQLDLHGFRHLSEAIGSGAPWT; from the coding sequence ATGGCAGATCCGTCATCCCTCAAGGTGTTATCCACCGCCGGCTTTTATCGGCGATGGTTGGGCCCGCAACTGTCCCGGGATGATGGGGTGGATGCCGAACAGCTCAGTCAGACGGCTTTGCAGGCCCTCGCTCAGGTCAGCCTGCGCCGCCGTTGGCCTGGGATCTCATCCGTATTGGAGGGCGTTGCTACGGAGCTTCAGCGTCAGGATCTGCGGCTGGAGCAAGTTCTGTTTGGTTGTCGTTTCAGCAATCCCGTGGGTTTGGCTGCGGGGTTCGATAAAAACGGTGTTGCGGCTGGGGTGTGGGATTGCTTTGGGTTCGGATTTGCTGAAGTGGGCACCGTCACTTGGCATGGTCAACCCGGTAACCCAAGGCCCCGCCTGTTTCGGCTTGCTGCTGAACGGGCAGCCCTCAACCGTATGGGTTTCAACAACAACGGTGCTGAGGCGATGCAACGAACTCTGGAGCGGCAAGCATTGCCAGCGCCAGGTCATCGTCGGGCTGTGCTTGGCATCAATTTCGGAAAGTCGAAGATCACTCCGTTGGAGCAGGCCCCTGATGACTACGCCGCTTCCTTGGAATGTCTTGCTCCTTTGGCGGACTACGCCGTGATCAATGTGAGCTCTCCCAACACTCCAGGCTTGCGAGATCTGCAGGATTCAACTCAATTGCGGCGGTTGGTCGAGCGCTTGCGCCGGTTGCCAGCATGCCCACCACTTTTGGTGAAGATCGCACCTGATCTTGAGGACGATGCGATTGATGGCATCGCTCGATTGGCTTACGAGGAAGGTTTGGCTGGTGTCATCGCTGTCAATACCAGTCTTGATCGACTGGGTTTGGGACAGCGGCTGATCGCGCAGACCGGTCGAAGCCTTGCGGAAGAGGCAGGTGGGCTGAGCGGTGATCCCTTGCGCTACCGCGCTGTGGAGGTGATTCGACGACTGCGAGCCAGCGCTGGGCCGGCGTTGCCGTTGATCGGAGTTGGGGGAATCTCATCAGCTGAGGCGGCCTGGGAACGCCTGGCTGCTGGCGCCTCCCTCGTGCAGCTCTACACCGGTTGGATTTATGAAGGCCCTGATTTGGTTCCACGCATCCTTGAGGGTTTGATCAGCCAGCTCGATCTCCATGGCTTTCGCCATCTCAGTGAGGCGATCGGAAGCGGCGCGCCCTGGACGTAG
- a CDS encoding DUF3747 domain-containing protein encodes MRRTYLRRLLLIGTALMVGGSSSALPGWTRSLFDSKPLKQEQFAILARAVGRDGWKLLVLEQIKARPLCWKDQADGLVEPSLNGFDFTGICSRYLDSNGYSLRTAGEDTQKSVRLRLRQGRNGLELQALDPNRSTAVVVAKARQARRNKDAFVKLKLEPGWQLERRAYQGRTLSHVYFANNESLNQLRAKASKRPSRSVWTTTMARAPRAPRSPSSYSGKGPIRLEVIPFRP; translated from the coding sequence ATGCGGCGAACCTACCTCCGGCGGCTCCTTCTGATTGGAACAGCACTGATGGTGGGGGGTAGTTCCTCTGCGCTGCCGGGGTGGACCCGTTCGTTGTTTGACAGCAAACCACTCAAGCAAGAGCAGTTTGCGATCCTGGCCCGCGCCGTTGGGCGTGACGGCTGGAAACTGTTGGTCCTTGAGCAAATCAAAGCCCGTCCTCTTTGTTGGAAAGATCAAGCTGATGGACTGGTTGAGCCCTCGCTAAACGGGTTTGATTTCACGGGGATTTGCAGCCGATATCTCGACAGCAATGGGTATTCACTGCGTACGGCCGGAGAAGACACCCAAAAATCCGTTCGCTTACGCCTTCGGCAAGGGCGCAACGGGCTTGAGCTTCAAGCACTGGACCCAAACCGCAGTACTGCAGTCGTGGTGGCCAAGGCGAGACAAGCCAGGCGAAACAAAGATGCTTTTGTCAAGCTCAAACTGGAACCTGGCTGGCAACTGGAGCGTCGGGCCTATCAAGGGCGAACCCTGAGCCACGTGTATTTCGCCAACAATGAATCGTTGAATCAATTGAGAGCGAAGGCTTCAAAACGTCCAAGCCGTTCGGTTTGGACGACGACAATGGCCCGAGCACCAAGGGCACCCAGGTCCCCATCCAGTTATTCCGGCAAGGGGCCCATCCGCCTCGAAGTGATTCCATTCCGCCCATGA
- a CDS encoding pyridoxal phosphate-dependent aminotransferase, producing the protein MQPSQLLDASASLVPFRPPRALRRALAAAIQGQALRDYPDRAQADLRFAIASWHGLDPDQVLGGNGAAELFTWAARDATAAGLNALPQPGFADYSRALACWGGAIEKLPLPLEWGNCWPQPFPLSALKQTTDVVWITNPHNPTGQLWSRCSLEPLLARYSLVICDEAFLPLVPGGEDQSLLPLVSDHPNLVVIRSLTKLFAIAGLRLGYAVAAPDRLHRWHGWRDPWPVNGLAIAAGVAVMNDPVGLQRWQQRVQQWVEKEGTWFRAQLEAIPGLKAYPSAANYLLIQGEPSLLELRERLALDGVLLRDCRSFAGLGERWLRIGLQDRRGNQRILRALRRIQLNSPSSRVTSF; encoded by the coding sequence ATGCAACCCTCCCAGTTGCTGGATGCCAGCGCTTCGTTGGTGCCATTCCGTCCTCCTCGCGCTTTGCGTAGAGCGCTCGCTGCTGCCATTCAGGGCCAGGCTCTGCGTGATTACCCCGACCGCGCTCAGGCTGATTTGCGCTTTGCGATCGCGTCATGGCATGGGCTGGATCCTGATCAGGTGCTTGGAGGGAATGGGGCCGCGGAGTTATTCACATGGGCGGCTCGCGATGCAACCGCCGCTGGTCTCAATGCTTTGCCTCAGCCTGGATTTGCCGATTATTCCCGAGCTTTGGCTTGTTGGGGTGGCGCGATTGAGAAGCTGCCTTTGCCCTTGGAGTGGGGCAACTGCTGGCCGCAACCCTTTCCGTTGAGCGCCTTGAAGCAGACGACCGATGTGGTGTGGATCACCAATCCCCACAATCCCACCGGTCAGCTTTGGAGCCGTTGTTCGTTGGAACCCTTGTTGGCTCGATACTCCCTGGTGATTTGTGATGAGGCCTTTCTTCCTCTGGTGCCAGGGGGTGAAGATCAGTCGTTACTGCCGTTGGTGTCAGACCATCCCAATCTCGTGGTGATTCGCAGTCTCACGAAATTGTTTGCAATTGCGGGTTTGCGTCTGGGCTATGCCGTTGCGGCACCCGATCGTTTGCACCGATGGCATGGATGGAGAGATCCCTGGCCTGTGAACGGTTTGGCGATTGCAGCTGGAGTGGCTGTGATGAACGACCCGGTTGGCTTGCAGCGTTGGCAACAGCGCGTTCAGCAGTGGGTGGAAAAAGAAGGCACCTGGTTTCGGGCTCAACTTGAGGCCATCCCTGGATTGAAGGCCTACCCCTCAGCTGCCAATTATTTGCTGATCCAAGGCGAGCCGTCCTTGCTGGAGCTGCGCGAGCGTCTCGCTCTCGATGGCGTTTTGCTTCGGGATTGCCGTTCTTTCGCAGGGTTGGGAGAGCGTTGGCTGCGCATTGGTCTGCAAGATCGGCGGGGGAATCAACGCATCCTTCGTGCTCTCCGGCGTATTCAGCTCAATAGTCCTTCGAGCAGGGTCACCAGTTTCTGA
- a CDS encoding UDP-N-acetylglucosamine--N-acetylmuramyl-(pentapeptide) pyrophosphoryl-undecaprenol N-acetylglucosamine transferase encodes MPRLLVAASGTGGHLFPALSVADALPEPWSVRWVGVPDRLETSLVPGRYPLTTVKAGGLQGRGLRKLIQLIQLLAASGGIRRLIQRERIDAVFTTGGYIAAPAILAARWCGIPVVLHESNAIPGRVTRLLGRFCTRVAVGLEAAAPRIPGCRAVVTGTPVRAAFLQQQPRPEWVPQGNGPLLVVIGGSQGALGLNRMTRVIFPSLLNSGCRIVHLTGSNDPDVGCIEHALLVERSFSDEIPALLQHADLAISRAGAGSLSELAVSGTPTVLVPFPQAADRHQDANAVCAAAVAAAVIVHQHDPSETTLRDTVWRLLGSRLQGEDKSADPLPEMGQAMRELGVEDADQKLVTLLEGLLS; translated from the coding sequence ATGCCTCGGCTTCTTGTTGCTGCCAGCGGCACAGGTGGGCACTTATTTCCAGCCCTCTCCGTTGCTGATGCCCTGCCGGAGCCATGGAGCGTGCGCTGGGTGGGCGTTCCCGACCGTCTAGAAACAAGCCTGGTTCCAGGCCGTTATCCCCTCACCACGGTCAAGGCTGGTGGATTGCAAGGGCGAGGACTGCGCAAACTCATCCAACTGATCCAATTGCTGGCCGCCAGCGGCGGCATCCGCCGCCTGATCCAGCGGGAACGCATCGATGCTGTCTTCACGACAGGTGGGTACATCGCTGCACCAGCAATCCTGGCGGCACGGTGGTGTGGCATCCCCGTAGTCCTTCACGAATCCAATGCCATTCCAGGCCGGGTGACGCGCTTGCTTGGCCGCTTTTGCACCCGTGTTGCCGTGGGACTTGAGGCAGCCGCACCACGCATCCCGGGCTGCCGAGCGGTGGTGACCGGAACCCCGGTAAGGGCTGCTTTTCTCCAGCAACAGCCACGACCGGAGTGGGTTCCTCAAGGCAATGGACCCCTGCTTGTGGTGATCGGCGGAAGCCAGGGAGCTCTAGGGCTGAATCGAATGACGCGAGTGATCTTTCCTTCCCTGCTCAACAGCGGCTGCCGCATCGTGCATCTCACGGGCAGCAATGATCCCGATGTGGGTTGCATCGAACACGCCTTGCTGGTGGAACGTTCTTTCAGCGATGAGATTCCGGCCTTGCTGCAACACGCAGACCTCGCCATCAGCAGAGCCGGTGCCGGCAGCCTGAGTGAACTAGCCGTGAGCGGAACACCCACCGTGCTGGTGCCCTTCCCCCAAGCGGCCGATCGCCATCAAGATGCCAATGCCGTCTGTGCTGCAGCGGTTGCCGCGGCCGTGATCGTGCATCAACACGACCCCAGCGAGACGACTCTTCGCGACACGGTCTGGCGCCTGCTTGGATCCAGACTTCAAGGAGAAGATAAAAGCGCTGACCCACTGCCGGAGATGGGACAAGCCATGCGGGAGCTTGGCGTGGAGGATGCGGATCAGAAACTGGTGACCCTGCTCGAAGGACTATTGAGCTGA
- the rplJ gene encoding 50S ribosomal protein L10: protein MGRTLESKQQIVEELKKLLGEAEMALVLDYQGLSIKEMSDLRTRLQASNGVCKVTKNTLMRRAIDGDSVWSSLDSLLNGTNAFVLIKGDVGGAVKAVQSFQKETKKSETKGGLFEGKLLSQDEIKAIGELPSKEVLMAQIAGAINAVTTKVAVGVNEVPSGLARALKQHADSGES from the coding sequence ATGGGCCGCACTCTGGAGAGCAAGCAACAGATCGTCGAGGAGCTTAAAAAGCTTCTTGGCGAGGCCGAAATGGCACTGGTCCTGGACTATCAGGGCCTCTCCATCAAAGAAATGTCTGATTTGCGGACTCGTCTGCAGGCCAGCAACGGCGTTTGCAAGGTGACAAAAAACACCTTGATGCGTCGTGCCATTGATGGTGACAGTGTCTGGTCAAGCCTCGATTCTCTTCTGAATGGCACCAACGCTTTCGTCCTGATTAAGGGTGATGTTGGTGGTGCTGTTAAAGCTGTTCAATCTTTTCAGAAAGAGACCAAAAAATCTGAGACCAAGGGCGGCCTTTTTGAAGGCAAGCTTCTGTCTCAGGACGAGATCAAAGCTATTGGGGAGCTTCCTTCCAAGGAAGTGCTCATGGCCCAGATCGCCGGCGCCATCAACGCAGTTACCACCAAGGTTGCTGTGGGTGTCAACGAGGTTCCCTCCGGTCTTGCAAGAGCGCTCAAGCAGCACGCCGATAGCGGCGAAAGCTGA
- a CDS encoding ribonuclease H family protein: MAEEHDGRGRVVAAATDGACSGNPGPGGWGALIRFEDGSVEEFGGADPATTNNRMELQAALATLQRLAELPLHPDLTLRTDSKYLIDGLSSWMAGWKRKGWRTAAGKPVLNQDLWQALDQARLADVPLRYVKGHSGDPDNDRVDQIAVAYSKGRQQALSSSTAPSQAVLDSAPVGLQKLLTRMELADRLASGGYALTAVELAQLVEQPLNRLSERQGSWRWREWMVEPVENDRWRLRRDPPGSKQT; the protein is encoded by the coding sequence ATGGCTGAGGAACATGATGGACGTGGTCGCGTCGTGGCAGCAGCGACCGATGGGGCCTGCAGTGGCAATCCAGGGCCAGGCGGCTGGGGTGCGTTGATTCGTTTCGAAGACGGCAGCGTGGAGGAATTTGGCGGTGCTGATCCGGCTACAACCAATAACCGGATGGAGTTACAGGCAGCGCTTGCCACCTTGCAGCGCTTGGCTGAATTGCCACTTCATCCTGATCTCACCCTGCGCACCGACAGCAAATACCTGATCGACGGACTCAGCAGTTGGATGGCAGGCTGGAAGCGAAAGGGCTGGCGCACTGCAGCAGGCAAGCCAGTGCTCAATCAGGATCTCTGGCAAGCGCTCGATCAGGCTCGTCTTGCTGACGTGCCCCTCCGCTATGTCAAAGGTCATAGCGGAGATCCTGACAACGACAGGGTGGATCAAATTGCCGTGGCTTATTCGAAAGGACGGCAGCAAGCTCTTTCCTCTTCAACCGCTCCAAGTCAGGCCGTGTTGGACTCGGCCCCCGTGGGGTTGCAGAAGCTCCTCACACGGATGGAACTGGCGGATCGCTTGGCCTCCGGGGGGTATGCGTTAACAGCAGTGGAGTTGGCTCAGTTGGTGGAGCAGCCCCTCAATCGTTTGTCAGAACGACAAGGTTCATGGCGTTGGCGTGAGTGGATGGTGGAGCCTGTGGAGAATGATCGCTGGCGGTTGCGACGCGATCCGCCAGGATCGAAACAGACCTAG
- the rplA gene encoding 50S ribosomal protein L1: MPKLSKRLASLVTKIEDRAYQPLEAIQLVKENATAKFDETMEAHVRLGIDPKYTDQQLRTTVALPQGTGQTVRIAVITRGEKVAEAKAAGAELSGDEDLVEAISKGEMNFDLLIATPDMMPKVAKLGRVLGPRGLMPNPKAGTVTTDLASAIQEFKAGKLEFRADRTGIVHVRFGKASFTAEALLENLKTLQETIDRNKPSGAKGRYWKSLYVTSTMGPSVEVDIALLQDIEQEG, encoded by the coding sequence ATGCCAAAACTTTCTAAACGCCTGGCTAGCCTCGTTACCAAAATCGAGGACCGTGCCTATCAGCCTCTTGAAGCCATTCAGTTGGTGAAGGAGAACGCTACAGCCAAATTTGACGAAACCATGGAGGCGCATGTGCGCCTTGGTATCGATCCCAAATACACCGACCAGCAGCTGCGTACAACGGTCGCTCTTCCTCAGGGAACGGGGCAAACCGTTCGTATCGCAGTGATTACCCGCGGTGAAAAAGTTGCCGAGGCCAAGGCCGCCGGCGCTGAACTTTCGGGTGATGAGGACCTTGTCGAGGCCATCTCCAAGGGCGAAATGAATTTCGACCTTTTGATTGCGACCCCAGACATGATGCCGAAGGTTGCCAAGTTGGGTCGGGTTCTTGGTCCCCGTGGCTTGATGCCCAATCCAAAAGCGGGAACGGTTACCACCGACCTGGCGTCTGCGATTCAGGAATTCAAGGCAGGCAAGCTTGAATTTCGTGCAGACCGCACCGGAATCGTGCATGTTCGCTTCGGTAAAGCGAGCTTTACTGCTGAGGCCTTGCTGGAAAACCTCAAGACCTTGCAGGAAACCATCGATCGCAACAAGCCCAGTGGCGCTAAAGGTCGTTACTGGAAAAGCCTGTATGTCACATCCACGATGGGACCTTCTGTCGAAGTTGATATCGCTTTGCTGCAGGACATCGAGCAGGAAGGTTGA
- the rplK gene encoding 50S ribosomal protein L11 produces MAKKVVAVIKLALQAGKANPAPPVGPALGQHGVNIMAFCKEYNARTQDKAGYVIPVEISVFEDRSFTFITKTPPASVLITKAAGIQKGSGESAKGSVGSINRSQLEEIAKTKLPDLNCTSVESAMRIIEGTARNMGVAVSD; encoded by the coding sequence ATGGCCAAGAAAGTCGTAGCTGTGATCAAGCTGGCCCTTCAGGCCGGCAAAGCCAACCCCGCACCGCCGGTGGGCCCTGCCCTCGGTCAGCACGGGGTCAACATCATGGCGTTCTGCAAGGAGTACAACGCTCGCACTCAGGACAAGGCCGGATATGTGATTCCGGTTGAAATTTCGGTCTTCGAAGACCGTAGTTTCACCTTCATCACGAAAACCCCGCCTGCCTCGGTTCTGATTACCAAGGCCGCTGGAATTCAAAAGGGTTCCGGTGAGTCCGCAAAGGGCAGTGTTGGCTCCATCAATCGCTCCCAGCTTGAGGAGATCGCCAAGACCAAGCTTCCCGACCTCAACTGCACCAGTGTTGAGTCGGCGATGCGCATTATCGAAGGCACTGCCCGCAACATGGGTGTTGCCGTTAGCGACTGA